The sequence TTTTACACAAATAATTTGGACCAATATAGATGTGTTTCCTTGACTTGCAGGAGTCTCATCACAAGAATATATCCTGGATCTATCAATTTTGTTCAGTCATATATAAATAACCAAAAATCTCTGACCAAAATTAATGAAACTAATACTAAACCTCAACTAACAACAGTAAACAAATGCAAGTCATAACAAAAACTATATTCAGAAGCAGTTCCTTAGGATGTAAGGTCAAACAAAAGTCATGAGGTAAAGATGTGTGATTAATGCTCTCAACAGCCACCAGCAAATTTCATCGAGCTGACATGAATTCAAACATCAACTACAGCCAGCACAGGTGTACAAAAGCAATGATATGGTCATGGCAAAATCTAACTAAGATAGGTAACCCTTTTCTCGGGGATGGAAATCAGTGTATGCCATTTTGTCAGAGGAATAGTGTTGCCTGATCTTAGTCACTCTTCCTAgtactctgtttctcgaagagtaGAACCTAGAAAGCAAATTATCTATTGCGTTTTTTTGCTGAGAGATGCATATGATCAGTATATAACTAACACGTACTAGTGAGTGGTCTTAAACAAGGTACAGTAGACTCTTTAGACTGAAATGGTACAGTTTCTGTAAATGTACATATTTGGAAGTTGGCATATGCTCATGTATATGCATCATATGCAAGTACATGCAAAGTAAGATGATTCAAATATAACATACCAGCATCCACATCTGGAGACAAATGTTTTACTTTGTAGTCATGAATTGGCTCTTTGAATGAAATCCACAAACAAATCAAGTATGCTAACCAAGCAAATGACATAACCCAACCAGATAAAGTATCTTGATTAATTGTTAGCGCatatattttgaaattagttTGAAGCAAGCCAGCAAGAGCAGGACCGCATGCCATCCCAAGAGCACTTGCACTGACAAAACCTGCAGAAGCCTGCATGCGGATTTTAAGAGGAACACAATCGCTAATGTATCGACGATTAACAGCCCTCACAGAACCCATCCTGCACATGAGTACATTCATCATAAGAAAGGGATATATGGAGATCATGTTTCAGATTAGGTAATAAACAATATGCTCAAATCTGATCCAAGGTTTCTACCTGTAAAATAATTGAACATAAAAGCATTAATGGTGATACTTCTACAAGTAAAAAGTTCTACTGAGTATATACCCATGCCTCTAAAACTGAAAAGATCATCATGCAAGGCTTATCACATCATCCAAGGGCTTGGCTCTAAAGAAAGCCCAAAATTGAGAAGGCAAATCCATACTACCAAGCCAATATTAAACCTAAATAAAGCTGGTGCTAAATTCCTTACCTAATCAAACTTAAGAGAGGTGTCTGCCATCATGTAATGCTGCAATGAATGAAAATAAAGGAGGACAACATCATGAGCTGATCCTAAATGTTGAGCAGAGCAGATTTTTGACATAGGATGGCCTTCCCAAATGAATCAAAATTTCAGGTGAATTTTGATTACTTGGCAATATTTGCAGCTTACTTGGCTACATCAGGTGAATTAGTTGCTGTTTCATTTAGAGAGGACAATTAAATTATACTGAGAAGCTAAATGTTGTCTACTGTGTTTATATTTATTCTGAACAACACTATCAAAGGGAATAGTATAAAAAGAGCACAAAACATCTTAGAGGCACAAAGATGTGAAGAAACATATATTTAAACTTCATAAATCCCAAGCCCaagcagaaaaagaaaatattaaacgTATGAACTTAAATAGTGACTATTCCTCAAGGTTATTTGAAACTTGGCATAGACAGGTCTGCGAACTCCACTTCAAGTTACACAATGTAGAATAGTTATATGCTGTTTACATGAATGCATGGAGTCAATGTTTATCTGTCTCTTTCATATACTGGTTCTTGGCAACCATAGAGTACTAAGAATATTTACCTATCACCTATCAAACACTTATCAAGCTATTGTGTCTGAAATAACTACATATACAAGTTTCAACAATCACACTGCCTTGACATTCAAGTGCCTAAAAGTCAAGGAGTGCATTGCTAAAATATGATAAAACAGAAGAAAATTCAGATTTTAGAGCAGACAATTCACCCACACATTTCTGTAGTAAGTTTCATACTCCTTGAAACTAGTATACAATTATAAATCCATAGAATAATCATCATGAAATATAAAGTCAACAATTTTACTTACCCACACAAGAGACGGCCGATGAGAAGAATTGTTAGGGAGTCCAGATCATAAGCCAATGCATATAGAGTATTGCCCAAAAAGAGCACAATGCTGCTAAATACAAGAGGTTTGAAGTATGACCTATTAGACCATGCACTAAAATAAACTGAAGAGAACACTTGTGCAACAGCCATAGAACCAATAATAACCCCACAAACTGTTGCAGCAGCTCCAAGGTGCATTGAGTAGTGATCAGCAGTTGGTACAATGATATAAGTATTAACCATATAAAGGTAGGTGTTAGCCAAGTTCAAGAGAAGAGACATAAAATTATATCTTTTATGATCAACTTGGTCCTCCTCTGAACTAGATGCATCTTCTTGAACAATAAGTGCATGTTGACCCAGATATTGAAGGAAATTCGTGGAATGGGTTAGCTTGTGTACTGATGCATGTATTAGATGAATCACAGGATCCTTAACCTGatgcaagaaagaaaaaagaacaagacCAAATATTTTGAATTAGATGTTCATGGAAAGAAAGATAATCTAAATGTAGCTGATGCAATATCAACAGCAGATGCAGGACCAAGGGAAGGCCTGGATTTCAATAGGGATTCTTTGTATTTGATTTTGGGGTTTTACTGGCTTTTAGGATCATTTGCATGATAAAAAATGACTAATCCTaaggtaaatttataaaattttaaatatatgaatAACCAAGATTTAGCAATTGAAATTAAAGAAAAACATACAGAAATAACCAGCAAGAGctctagcaaaagaaaaaaatgaaccatcaagcaaggtttgaaatatcgtactgtaccgacatttcgacattcgctcggtatggtatgaTACAGTATACCGAGCAatataccgctcagtatatatatatatatatatatgtatgtatatatgtatatatgtatgtatatatatgtatatatatatatatatatatatatatatatatatatatatatatatatatatatatatataattcggtgaCATCGCCTCTCACTTCTCCCTAAGCGGGGCGACGTCGTCgagtttttatataatttttttaaaatatgttttatatataaaatatttttataaaaggtgacgttgcctttaatatatatatatatatatacatacatatataccatCCGGTAACGAGCGGTCCATGTACCGGTCAGCtaacggatcggtacgtaccgcccggtacgagcggtattattcgaaactgcataTCTTGCCACCAAATAGCATATTCATAAGAGATATATAAAAGAAGGTAATGAATAAGGTGATGGAATTGAATGCAAGGTACTAATAAACccaaaaaaagattaaaataaaaaaaagaaaaagagatactAAAAAAGAATAAGATTTTCTAAGATATACTGTGTCTATATCTATGATGTTATCCAAAACTCTGCTTTCTACTTGTAACATTAATTAATCTCCTTTATAATTTGTTTCTTCTTAACTTTCAGTAGTATATCTGTTATGAATCTGCTAATTGCTGATTTCTCAATAAATTATATCTCAATTGAACTCTGCCAATTATTTATTATTGGATCATATTGCCTAAATGTGCAGCTATTAAGTCCTCGTTTATTCTTAGATATGAAATATAACATATGTATCCTTGACTTAATACAATTTTATTACTCACATTGATGCTAAACAGAGCCAAAACTAATCTTATTTATGGTAAACTTCAAACCATATGCCCTTCAGCTGATAGAAAGCAGAACTCTCTCTTTTAGAAccccaaatatgcttttgtatatTAAACATCACATTGTCAGATGAACCATTTTGGTCTTGCATCTAAGTCCATCAATGATGCTACGTAGAATATAAATCATACCGTCAGAGTTGTTGAAGGCTGATCATAAATGGACAGATAGCTTCCCTGATGCTCCTGAAGATCTGCAAGTTTGCGAGACAATGCTCCCACAACAGCTGCTATTCCCTAATTCAAATTAATGCTTCAGTGAATGTACTTGATGTGATATAGTGTTTTAATAGTAGAAAATATATCATAACTAAAAGGAAGTCAAGGttgaaaaaaaagaatgaaagttCCTGAAGAATACTGACAAAATGTATTAAGGTAATATTGGACAGATTACCACATGCTTGAAGACTTGCTGCAACTGAGAATAAGGATGATTTGATCTAGTACTTAAATAATAATCTGTGAATTTGTAGCCAAAGCATTTATCAAATTTCTTCAGTATTTTACGAATACCAGTAgcattcaaatctaagaatctgaGAAGTCTTAGAAGATCATGTCCAACTGCTGCATATGCTTCACGTAGTTCAGATATCTCAGATATATCTGGATGCTCAAGAAGTTTTGTCTGCTGCTCGTCCAACTCTTGAATCCTACATGCAAGAATCCCTTGTTGTTCCAGAAAAAAGAGGACAGTCTTCTCAATCTGGACATAATAATGAAGAGACCCGATAAGAAATGCAAGTTCACATGGGTGAAAAAATGGATTCATAGTTTCCTACTGAACATACTCTTTAAGATCTATAGAAGATAACAATAGGAATGCTAAAACCAAGTATTCATAACTAAAGAAACTCAAAAGTACTTTTTCAACCGTATTATCATTATAAAGAGAACAACTTTTTCTATCAACCACATTTGGTTTTAATAAAACAACAGCAACTTTGAACATCATAATTTAAGTCAGAGGAATATGACTCAAAACACTGGTAATCTTCAGGCAAACACATGTGCATGACTCAAAACTTCAATGTCCATGGGCTTTGACACTGTAAGGTCTGAACCAAATATAACATAAATTTGAGAATTCAGCCAAGATTCACCAACCAcagataaataaaaattaattttgtccAAAATAAACTAAAAAGACAACCTGATGGAAGCTATACATACTTGGTCATCTAGCATCTTTGAAAATTCTTTTAGAACATGGTGACGATCTTTTCTACCTTGCTGCATTTGTTGAACAAACTGCTCAACCATTTTCTTCatcaaattataattaatataatatctgGAAATAGTATTAAATGATTAGTCCAGGTGAAACAGTTAAGTATTGAAAACAAAGCTTAGCATCAGTAAACAACAACATCTGACAAATCAAATGAGACTAGAAAAACATAAACAAGAAAAATTCCAGTCAACTGTAAGTAATTAACTAAAGAACTAGGACCATAAACATGTGATAGCTAATTCTGCATTCTTCTCTGTTACTCATATCAAGCATCAATGGTCCAACCCAGCAAGAAAAATTAGAATGCTTCTCCTTTAAGTACAAGAAACCAACAAGTATTACACTAATACAAGAAAATTTCTGATACCAAACACAAATTGTcatgtatgattataaaaattgaaatctccaagaaataaaactatcAGAACAATAATGCACCATGAGGAAATTCCAGGAGTCCAGATAATATTTAATGATACTAACAAGGAAAAAAGTATTAGAAcaatgaaaacaaataaaatgacagTGCTCTCTGCTAGCCTCAAGACCAAGAGAAGGCTAACAGGAGAATCAGAAAAGTCTGGAAACATTGTATTTACATACTTATGTGCTGCCATTTGCAGTCAATATTTATTCATTATGTTGTATGTTTAAGTTGGTGGCATATCATCATGTGTCTATGTTGATGTGATTTCTAGCAAATAATCAACCCATAGATCAAGTAGGTGTAGATTGACAACTGTCTGTAAGGATAATAGAACAACTGTTATGGCCATAGTAGACCACAACTTGATGAGTAAGAAGTGAGAATGCACCCAAGCTGATATATGGTTTCTTGCTACCGAGAGCAGACAAAAGTAAGAGTCTCATTTGGAAAGGAGTGCAACTTAATGTAGAACTTACAAAAGAAAGCATACCTTTCCCACTCTTGAACTTGATTAGCCATCAATTTCTTCCCAAAATTAACCATTTTGACAAAAAGCGCAAATGAATCTACACTGCAATTCTACAAGATAAAAAAGGAATCAGACTAAAATATAACTTTAGACCATAAAAAACAACTAAATCAAGCAAAAGATCTACAGGGTCATTCAAATTACACAACTAGCATAGATCATAGAATCATTCTATTTGGATCACATTCACTCAGTGATTCTCTGTAGCCAAACCAATCTTGCTGCTAGAATCAGCAGTTCCTACATGCTAAAAGAGATGATTTCAATTAAAGAGAATGAAAATGTGGAAGAACACGATGCAGACAACATTCCCAACCGAGCCATATAAAGAAGAGAAAACCACTCTCTCAGCCCAAATAAGTCGACAACTTTTCTTCTTACTCCACAAGAGGAAGCCTAAATACTAAATAGCTAGCTCCTTCAATCCATCTGTCTCTCTACAGTTACTCTCTGAGATTCATTTGGCAGCACACATGGTCACTCAAAACCACAAGAAATCTGAATATAAGAAGGTTTATGCACTACATTCTGCTTCCACTCATCAGTAAAAAAATCTGATGCTTATAATCTTTCTACGGCTGCCACAGGACTCGTTGTGAATGTCACCCACCAAGTGAACCCAACACCTACCTGATCGTGTTTCTAAAACAATTCCTAAAtggaaatgtcatcaagaattagACATTCAGTTACGGACTACACATGACAGGAGACCAAAAGAGCATTCCTGCAGATCACAAAGGAATTCTAAAAATAAGAAGCAAAAAGATCCTTTTAGCGACAAGCAGTAGAACCAAGAACAAAACACCACGTACCAAAAAGGCGACCGAGAGACCGAAACAGAGCAATCCGCGAACGACCCCAAACTTCGCGGAACCCAAGCCCTGATCCACGAAGAGGATATCAGCCCAAGTACCTAACGAAAGAAAAGGCGCGTAATCCAATCGCGCCGATGCTTTCCCGTACCACAATGCGGCCAAGATCAAGCGGGGAGATGCGACGAATACGATTTGTCGATGATTCGTCGAGGGTTATAGAGATATGTATTTATAGAGAGCGGGAGAGAGGGAGCGGACGCAGTTCTCGTCATATGGAATTGCTTGCAACACAAATTATAATGTATTTGACTTCAACATCTTCTTCTATTCTTATACACAACATCTGGGCACGTAATTATATTACCAAATCTAATTGCAAGTCAATATGTTGTTTATTTGAATTGGTAATCTAATTCTTTGATTTGGTCGGTCAAActatattgttgttattatttgaTGTGGTCAGATTTTGTTCTCTTCTATGCTACTCCTCcaaaatataaaagatatataAATATCAACAATCAACTTTCCCATCAGGGTTTTTTTGGATGCTTGACCGGGTGATGTAGCATGCCGAATCTGGCAAATGTGGCTTGTCAACCTGATCAATAATCCAAGTTGTTTTCCTCCCAGCTAAAAGGAAGTTGACTATGATTGATGTCAACGCTTACTATCATTGTTGTTGGATTATTTAGTCATCTTTCAATATAGAATAGTTCACCGTTGTTTTCTTGACTTTCCTTTTGGATGACATGAGTGAATAGTTTAGTCATGAAGAAATAAATGATTATTAATGAACTGTAGAAGAACTTTGCTCACTTGCGAATGCCTGCTTAATTGGTCCATGCCATGATCCCAACATGATAGGTTATGAGAAGCTGACTCAGAAATAGAGGAACTGATCATGATTATTAGTAGAGATTTTTCCGTTGACTTTGAGGTTTTTCTTCTCCCGTTTGATTTGACTTTGAGATCCATGCAATCGAACGCTCAACTCCCAAAACGATCTTGAAATCAGGCTTCTGTTAATATGGATGTTGGAATGATCAATggtgctgttaggactctagctaggagagtcataattgagagggacattcatgtaaaacctacctaagccgactccttttaaagaggtgaagaggccggctagggttaggaggttgtttcttagagaagaataaggagttgtaaaggaatagaagtcttgagtaggagtcatattaggagttggttagaagtaggaatcttgagtaggagtcctattaggagttagggtttagaagccctataaatagtcatgtattcctcctcttttttataagcaatagatgaatcttttctgcagcctttgagcagcaacttggagggagaaacccctatagagttccaaggagaccgatcccttaaagagatcaaccctaagtttagaatctgcaagggttctaactggTGCTCCTAGCAAACTCACTATTACATTAAAATTGAATGATTCTATTAAGAAAATACTCATATATGATGAAAATTAAGAGAGGAATAAGAATAATTTCACAACTAAGAATAGAACGAGTTGATAAGCCATATTTTGGACTCCAACCACGTCACAACCCACATTGCATCACACCCCTACTAAGTCAGCATGAGGGGTACTTCCTCGCGTCGAGCCAAAATCCATACCGAGGCACCCCTTGGCAAGTCCTATCTTGGAAAGCTCGGGACGGCATCGCATGGCACCATTCCGTGCATTTCGGGCGACGACCGCACAAAGGTACCACCTCGCCACTCGGGGATCGGTCGTCGTGCCAAATCCGAGTACAACCGATCCTCGTGCAATAGTATAAAAGCGCCTGAACGATATTTGGCTAGGgggagaaaagaagagaggaggaaaagaGGCAACTACTGACTTAATCTACGAGGGACCAAAGTCGGGAACCCCCCCGATGAGGGTCTTCTGTGTAGGAGCTCAGCCACCCCTGGAGGCGTGACCGCCCCGACCAAGAGACACCTTCTCCAAAGACGGTGTCAGCGTCTCGACCAAGAGACGCTCTCCCGGAAGATAGTATCAGCGTCTTGACCAAGAGACACCCTCCCGGAAGATGGTGTCAGTGTCCCGACCTAGAGACGCCTTCCCTCAAACGGCGCCAGCATCCCGACCTTCCCAATACAAGTCAGCTTTAGCACTTTTTCCAACCGATCGTGAGCTCCCGCCATCGtcccgtggaccaagccgtgctaaCTCATCGGTCATGGTGCATCAGTTCACcaacattttggtgctagaaggaggcccCGAGGCTTGCACCTCGATCGAGCAAACTTGCTCCCGAACCGTGCACCTTGGCTATGAGCCCTTGGCTCTCCTACgggagggagcactgataaggtcattgttgaatctcgtattttgatgatgaaactacttgatatatgatttaatctgcgttt comes from Musa acuminata AAA Group cultivar baxijiao chromosome BXJ3-3, Cavendish_Baxijiao_AAA, whole genome shotgun sequence and encodes:
- the LOC135633078 gene encoding SPX domain-containing membrane protein OsI_17046-like isoform X2, translated to MVNFGKKLMANQVQEWERYYINYNLMKKMVEQFVQQMQQGRKDRHHVLKEFSKMLDDQIEKTVLFFLEQQGILACRIQELDEQQTKLLEHPDISEISELREAYAAVGHDLLRLLRFLDLNATGIRKILKKFDKCFGYKFTDYYLSTRSNHPYSQLQQVFKHVGIAAVVGALSRKLADLQEHQGSYLSIYDQPSTTLTDPVIHLIHASVHKLTHSTNFLQYLGQHALIVQEDASSSEEDQVDHKRYNFMSLLLNLANTYLYMVNTYIIVPTADHYSMHLGAAATVCGVIIGSMAVAQVFSSVYFSAWSNRSYFKPLVFSSIVLFLGNTLYALAYDLDSLTILLIGRLLCGMGSVRAVNRRYISDCVPLKIRMQASAGFVSASALGMACGPALAGLLQTNFKIYALTINQDTLSGWVMSFAWLAYLICLWISFKEPIHDYKVKHLSPDVDAGIQGSGSLESGLVHPLLQSCEHKQHEDGDEECNDREEASEDSHKPATSVASAYRLLTPSAKVLLLIYFMLKYVIEILLSESSVITSCYFGWSTSSVAAFLAILGLTVLPVNAIVGSYISNMFEDRQILLGSEILVFLGVIMSFQFTNSYVVPQYVCSALITFVAAEVLEGVNLSLLSRVMSSRLARGTYNGGLLSTEAGTLARVVADGTITLVGYLGESKLLNVTLFPSLFICIVSILCTFVTYNSLF
- the LOC135633078 gene encoding SPX domain-containing membrane protein OsI_21475-like isoform X1, whose product is MVNFGKKLMANQVQEWERYYINYNLMKKMVEQFVQQMQQGRKDRHHVLKEFSKMLDDQIEKTVLFFLEQQGILACRIQELDEQQTKLLEHPDISEISELREAYAAVGHDLLRLLRFLDLNATGIRKILKKFDKCFGYKFTDYYLSTRSNHPYSQLQQVFKHVGIAAVVGALSRKLADLQEHQGSYLSIYDQPSTTLTDPVIHLIHASVHKLTHSTNFLQYLGQHALIVQEDASSSEEDQVDHKRYNFMSLLLNLANTYLYMVNTYIIVPTADHYSMHLGAAATVCGVIIGSMAVAQVFSSVYFSAWSNRSYFKPLVFSSIVLFLGNTLYALAYDLDSLTILLIGRLLCGMGSVRAVNRRYISDCVPLKIRMQASAGFVSASALGMACGPALAGLLQTNFKIYALTINQDTLSGWVMSFAWLAYLICLWISFKEPIHDYKVKHLSPDVDAGSMEVEALESGLVHPLLQSCEHKQHEDGDEECNDREEASEDSHKPATSVASAYRLLTPSAKVLLLIYFMLKYVIEILLSESSVITSCYFGWSTSSVAAFLAILGLTVLPVNAIVGSYISNMFEDRQILLGSEILVFLGVIMSFQFTNSYVVPQYVCSALITFVAAEVLEGVNLSLLSRVMSSRLARGTYNGGLLSTEAGTLARVVADGTITLVGYLGESKLLNVTLFPSLFICIVSILCTFVTYNSLF